The genomic DNA GGCGGGGACGGCGCCCTGGCGGTGCAGCGAGTCCTCGATGGCGGAGACCGGGTCGACCTGTCGGCCGTCGAACAGGACGTCCCGGACGGTGACGGGTCCGACGGTGGTGGGGGTGCTCATCGCTCGGCCTCCTCGATGCGCTGGGTGCCCGGGTCGGGGCGCGGCTCCAGCCGGACGCTGTGCGAGCGGCCACCCGGGCCGGTGTCGACGCCTGTGACGCCTGTACGGATGCCTGTGCCGACGCCTGTGCCGACGCCCGTGCCCGTGCCCGTGGCTTCGGCGACCCGGTACCGGCCGGGCCCGGCCGGCCGGCCGTGGGCGGTGATGTGCTTGCCGACCCAGCCGGGTCCGCGCCGCCGCGAGAGCCCGTACCCGCTCGCGCCCGCGAGCAGCGCCACCCCGCCGAGCACGGCGCCCCACTGCGCCCCGGTCAGCCCCGCTCCCCCGCCGTCGGCGGACCCGTCCCCGAACCCACCCGAGCCGCCCGAACCACCGGAACCGCCCGAACCGCCCGAACCGCCACCCGAGCCGCCCGAGCCGCCGCCGGTGACGCTCAACCCCGAGTCGTCCGTCGGGATCCCGGCGGTGCCGCCCTCGATCACCGTGAAGGGGGCCTCGGCCACCCCCGGCCGGTCCGCGCAGGCGGCGTACAGCGTGTGCGGACCGGCCGCCAGGCCGGCCGGAACGGTCAGGCCCACGTCGAAACCGCGGCCGTCGGCGGAGACCCGGACGGCGGCGTCCCGCCCCGGCTCCCGGGCGTCGAACCAGAGGTCTGCGCGGCCGCCCGCGCAGGCGTCGAACCGGCTGCCGGTGACCTTCACCTGCTGCCCGGCCGCGCCGCTCGTGGGATCGACCACCAGCCGGGGTGCGGCCGCCGACTCCGGCGCGACGACGGTGAAGACGGCGACCGGAGAGCCCGCGACCGGTGAGCCCGAGCCGCCCTGGAGGGCCACCGTCTTGCAGGTCGTCGTGATCCGGTGCTCGCCGGCCTGGGCCCCGTCCGGGACCTTGAACGGGATCGAGAAGTAGCCGCCCTCGGGGTGGGCGTCGGCGGGGTACTTGCCGTCCCACATCACCAGGAAGTCGCCCGTGCAGGCGTCGAAGTGGTGTCCGGTGACCCGGGTGGTGCTGCCCGGCCTGCCCTGGGCGGGCTCCAACGTGAGCGAGGCACCGGTGTCGCCCACCGCGGCGCGGGCACCGACCGCTGCGAGAACGACGAGGGCCACCGCGGCCGCGATGCCGAGGAGCACCGCGGTCGGCCCGACCTTGGGGGACCGCACGGGCCGTGACACGTCCATCGGAAACGATTGTCCCCGCCCCCGCCGGCACTCACCAGCGAGAACGGGGACCGTCGGTCCGGGGCCGTGCGGCGTCAGCCGGTGACGATGTTCACCAGCTTCGGCGCGCGGGCGATGACCTTGCGCACCGGCGCGTCGCCGATCGCGGCGACCACGGCCGGGTCGGCCAGGGCCAGCGCCTCCAGGTCCGCGTCGGAGATCGACGGGGCGACCTCCAGGCGGGCCTTGACCTTGCCCTTGATCTGCACGACGCAGGTGACCGTCTCGTCCACCACGTACGCCGGGTCGGCGACCGGGTAGTCCGCGAAGGCCAGCGACTCCTCGTGGCCCAGGCGGCGCCACAGCTCCTCGGCGATGTGCGGGGCCAGCGGGGCGACCATCAGCACGATCTGCTCGGCCACCTCGCGCGGGGTGGAGCCGCGCTTCACCAGGTAGTTGTTCAGCTCGATGGCCTTGGCGACGGCCGTGTTGAAGCGCAGGCCGGCCATGTCGCCGCGGATGCCGTCGATCGCCTTGTGCAGGGCGCGCAGCGTCGCCTCGTCGGCGGGCTCGTCGGTGACGACCAGCTCGCCGGTGGTCTCCGAGACGATGTTGCGCCACAGCCGCTGCAGGAAGCGGTACGAGCCGACGACGGCGCGGGTGTCCCACGGGCGGGAGACGTCCAGCGGGCCCATCGACATCTCGTACAGGCGCAGGGTGTCCGCGCCGTACTCGTCGGCGATCTCGTCGGGGGCGACGGCGTTCTTCAGGGACTTGCCCATCTTGCCGGCCTCGCGCTTGACCGGCTCGCCCTGCCAGGAGTACTGGCCGTCCCGCTCCTCGACCTCGGCGGCCGGGACCGGGAAGCCCCGCTCGTCGCGGTACACGTCGGCGGTGATCATGCCCTGGTTGAACAGCTTGTGGAACGGCTCGACCGAGGACACGTGGCCCAGGTCGTGCAGCACCTTGTGCCAGAAGCGGGCGTACAGCAGGTGCAGCACCGCGTGCTCGGCACCGCCGACGTACAGGTCGACGCCGCCGGCCGGCTTCTCGGCCGTCGGGCCCATCCAGTACGCCTCGTTGGCCGGGTCGACCACCCGGGCGGAGTTCACCGGGTCGACGTAGCGCAGCTCGTACCAGCAGGAGCCGGCCCAGTTGGGCATGGTGTTGGTCTCGCGGCGGTACGTCCGGACGCCGTCGCCCAGGTCCAGCTCGACGGTGACCCAGTCCTCGTTGCGGGACAGCGGGGTCTTCGGCGAGGAGGTGGCGTCGTCCGGGTCGTAGGTGTGCGGCGAGTAGTCCTCGACCTCGGGGACCTCGACCGGCAGCATCGACTCGGGCAGCGCGTGCATGGCGCCGGTCTCGTCGTAGACGATCGGGAAGGGCTCGCCCCAGTACCGCTGGCGGCTGAACAGCCAGTCGCGCAGGCGGTAGTTGACGGTGCCCTCGCCGATGCCGCGCTCGGCCAGCCAGCCGGTGACGCGGGCCTTGGCGTCGACGACGCTCAGCCCGTCCAGCGACAGGTCCTCGCGGGCGGAGTTGACGATGACGGAGTCGTAGGTGTCGAAGGCGTCGTCCCAGGCGGCCGGGTCCTCGCCGCGGCCGTCGGTGGGCTCGACCACGCAGCGCATCGGCAGCGCGAAGGCGCGGGCGAAGGCGAAGTCGCGGTGGTCGTGGGCCGGGACGGCCATGATCGCGCCGGTGCCGTAGCCCATCAGCACGTAGTCCGCGATGAAGACCGGGACCTGCTCGCCGCTGACCGGGTTGGTCGCGTACGCGCCGGTGAAGACGCCGGTCTTGACCTTGGCCTCGACCTGGCGCTCGACGTCCGACTTGGCGGCGGCGGTGGCCCGGTAGGCGGCCACGGCCTCGGCCGGGGTGGCGGCGCCGCCGGTCCACTCGGCGGGGACATCGGCGGGCCAGGCGGCCGGGACGATCGAGTCGACCAGGCCGTGCTCGGGGGCCAGCACCATGTAGGTGGCGCCGAACAGGGTGTCCGGGCGGGTGGTGAAGACGGTGATCCGGTCCTCGCCGACGGCGAAGTCGACGCGGGCGCCCTCGGAGCGGCCGATCCAGTTGCGCTGCTGCAGCTTGATGGCCTCGGGCCAGTCCAGCAGGTCCAGGTCGGCGATCAGGCGGTCGGAGTACGCGGTGATCCGCATCATCCACTGGCGCAGGTTGGACTTGAAGACCGGGAAGTTGCCGCGCTCGGAGCGGCCGTCCGCGGTGACCTCCTCGTTGGCCAGCACGGTGCCCAGGCCGGGGCACCAGTTGACCGGCACCTCCTTGGAGTACGCCAGGCGGTACTCGCTCAGCACCTCGTCGCGCTCGACGCCGGACAGCTCGGACCAGCCGCGGCCGCCCGGGACCTCACGGGCGCCGGACTCGAACTGGCCGATCAGCTCGGCGATCGGGCGGGCCCTGCCGGCCTCGGCGTCGTACCAGGAGTTGAAGATCTGCAGAAAGATCCACTGGGTCCAGCGGTAGTAGTCCGGGTCGATCGTGGAGATCGAGCGGCGCGAGTCGTGGCCCAGGCCCAGCCGGCGCAGCTGCTGGCGCATGTTGGCGATGTTGGCCTCGGTGGACACCCGCGGGTGGGTGCCGGTCTGCACCGCGTACTGCTCGGCGGGCAGGCCGAAGGCGTCGTAGCCCAGGGTGTGCAGCACGTTGTGGCCGGTCATCCGCTGGTAGCGGGCGTACACGTCGGTGGCGATGTACCCCAGCGGGTGGCCGACGTGCAGGCCCGCGCCGGACGGGTACGGGAACATGTCCATGATGAAGCTGTGCGGCTTCCCGGAGACCTCGGAGCCGTCGGCCAGCGGACCGGTGGGGTTGGGGGCGTTGAACGTCCCCTCCTTCTCCCACAGGTCCTGCCAGCGGGACTCGATCTCGGCGGCCAGCGCGGCGCCGTAGCGGAAAGGCTCGGTGGCGGCTTCGGCCGCGCCGGAAGCGGGGGTCGTCTCGCTCATGGTCCTTCGGGCTCCATCGTCATCAGTCAGCGAACACACCGTAGAAAGCAGAAAACCCCTCCGCAGGAGGGGTCGCCACGCTGACTCCGGCCTCGGCCGGTCCTGGTCAGCGCGGCCGGCTAAGCAGCAGGCGCACGGTTCGCATGGCCTCAGGGTACCGCACGCCCCACCTCCTCCCGCCTGACATTCCGCCCCTCGGCGCCGCCGCTCCGCCCGCGAGGCCCCGTCGAAGCCGCGCGGGGCCGACCCGCTCCGCCCGCGAGACCTACCTGCTCCGCCCGCGGGGCCGGCCTACTCCGCCCGCAGGGCCGAGTCGAAGTCGCGCAGCGCCCGCGCGACCCGCGCCGACTGCATGCCGGCCGCCAGCAGCCTGGCCCGGTCGGCGGCCCGGACCGCCTCGTCGAGGTCCCCGGTGCGCCGGTAGGAGTCGGCCAGCCGGACCATCAGCAGCGCCCGGCCCCGGGCCCGCTCGGGCGACAGCTCGGAGATCGCCCGGGAGAGCAGTTCCCGGGCCCGCTCGTGCTCGCCGAGGAACAGGTACGCCTCCCCCACCATGCCCTCCAGGTCGGCCCGCTCCTGCGGCCCCGACTCCGGGCCCTCCAACGCCCGGAACGCCCGCTCGGCGACCGCCTCCGCGCTGAACTGCTCGCCCTTGCGGCCGTGCGCCCGGGCGATCCGGCCCAGCTGCAGGGCCCGCTCACGCGGGGTCAGCACCTCGTCCGCGGCGCGCAGCGCGGTGGACAGCATGGCGACCGGGTCCAGGCCCCGGCCGCCCGAGTTGTAGGTGGCCTGCACCGCGAGGCAGCCCACCACGCCGACCCCGAGCCGCGGGTCGCCGGAGACGTGCGCCGCCCGCAGCGCCGCGACGAACGCCCGCTGCGCGGCGGCGTCGTGGCCCAGGTCGTAGGCGGCCCAGCCGACCAGCCGGGCGAGCCGGCTGGCGGCGCCGTAGAGCTCCCGGCCGAGCGCCTCGTCGTAGGAGCCGAGTTCCAGCAGCTTGCCGACCATCGCCAGCTCCGCCTTGGCCGGGTCCAGGATCAGGCCGCCGCCGTAGGCCCGCTCCAGGCGCTGCTTGGACTCGTAGCTCAGCCGCAGGTCGGCGAGCTGCTCGGGGGCGATCCGCAGCGCGCCCTCGCCGCCGGTCACCTCGGGCGGCGGCGAGGCCCAGTGCCGGGCGGCCTGCTCCAGCTCGTCGCCGCGGAACAGGTCGGTCAGCCGGACCGGTGCCGCGTCGGCGCCCGCCTCGCGCAGTGCGGTCTGCGCGGTGTCGGCCGTCCACGGGTCGGTGAGCAGCCGCGGCGAGAGCACCTTGGCGCCGCGGTTGGAGCCCATCTGGCCCCACAGCTGCTCGTAGGTGACGGCGATGCCGACGGCCCGGCCGAGCACCTCGCAGACCGTCTGGTCGTGCGGCGAGCGCGGCACCATGCCGCGGTCCCGCCACTTGTACGGCGCGGTGGAGCTGATCGCCAGCCCGGACGGAAGGACGGCGCTGACCTCCCGGGCCAGCCGCTCCGGGCTCCACCCCAGCTGGTGCAGTATCCGCGCCAGCTCCTCGTTCCGCTTCCGTTCCAGATCGGCCATGGATCCGACCGTAGCGCCCGCGGCACCCCGCCCGTAAGGCGGTTCGGGGAAACGCGAGAGGCCGTCACCCGGATCGGGCGACGGCCTCTCAATTCACTGTGGAGCTATGGAGAATCGAACTCCAGACCTATTGCATGCCATGCAATCGCTCTACCAACTGAGCTATAGCCCCGTGTCGCTGTCCCCGGCGTTTCCCCCGGCGACATCGACAACTGTACACGGTCGGGGACCGTGCCCCTAATTCACTTTCCCGCGGTTCCGCGTCCCCGCCAGCGCGGACAGCGCGGCCAGCACCAGGGCTCCGGTGATCACCGCGTCGGCAGTCCACAGCGCGTGGCCGGAGGCCGCGGCGGTGGCCGGGAAGCGGACCCGGCCGAGGAAGACCGTGCCGAGCACGGCGACGCCGACCACCTGGCCGAGCTGCACCAGGGTGACCACCACGCCGCTGGCGTCGGCGGCGTCCGCCGGGTCGACCCGGGCCAGCGCCCGGCCGAACAGCGGGCTGTACGCGCACCCGGCCGCCAGGCCGAGCCCGGTGAGCACCAGCTCGGCGACCAGGTCGACCGGGCCGCCGTCGCGCAGCAGCCACCCGGTCGCCAGGTAGGCGGGCGCGACCAGGGCCAGGGCGAGCACCGGCAGCACCCGGTGCAGCCGGGCGGGCAGCCGCTGCCAGTGCAGGCTGGAGAGGCCGAAGCCGACCGCGACCGGCGCGGACAGCAGCCCGGCCTTCAGCGCGCTGTGCCCGAGCCCGGCCTGCTGGTGCAGCGCGAAGGCGAACATGAACCCCGCGAAGCCCGCCATCACCAGGAACACCGCCCCGGCGGCCGGCAGCAGCCCGGGCGCGCGCAGCACCCGCGCCGGGACCAACGGCTGGCCGCCGCGCGCGGCGACCCGCCGCTCCACCGCCGCGAAGACGGCGAACAGCACCCCGCTGCCGGCCAGCATCACCCAGCCCCAGGCGGGCCAGCCCAGCTCGTGGCCGAGCACCAGCGGCACCACCAGCAGCCCCAGCGCGAGGGCCAGCACCACCAGGCCGGGCACGTCGAAGCGGCGGCCCGGATCGCCCGGCGCGGCCGGCAGCAGCCGGCGCCCGGCGAGCAGCAGCGCCACGCCGAGCGGCACGTTGACCAGGAACACCGGCCGCCAGCCGGCGCCGAACAGGTCCGCGCTGACCAGCAGCCCGCCGAGCACCTGCCCGGCGGCCATCCCGCCGGCCAGCACCGCCGAGTACAGCCCGAGCGCCCGCACCCGGGCCGGGCCGGTGAAGGTCCGCTGGATCAGGCTCATCACCTGAGGCACCATCACCGCCGCCCCGACGCCCTGCAGCACCCGGAAGCCGATCAGCGCCTCCGTCCCCGGCGCCAGCCCGCAGGCCAGCGAGGCCGCGGTGAAGCCGGCCAGCCCGTACCGGAACAGCCGGGCGTAGCCGTACCGGGCGCCGAGCCGGGCACCGGTGATCAGCAGCACCGCGTACGCGATCGTGTAGCCGGCCACCACCAGCTGCAGGGCGGCGCCGGTGGCGTGCAGGTCGGCCCGGATGGTCGGGACCGCGACGTTGACGATGGCGATGTCGAGCACCGCCATCAGCTGTCCGGCCAGGATCAGGGTGAGCAACGCACCCGGCCGCGGGCCGCCCGGGGCGGCCGCCGCGACGGCGGGGCGGGTCTGAAGGTCCGTCATGGGACCATCGTGGGGCGCCTCGCATACTGGTGGTTAGAGCCTGCTGATCCTGGTACCGGCAGCACCAGGCGGGCCGTCACGACGGGGGGACGAACGTGATCGAGGAAGCCGCGCGCCCGCGGAGCGGGCCCGAGCAGCGACGCACCGAGCTGGCCGCGTTCCTGCGCGCCTGCCGGGCCCGGGTGAGCCCGGAGGCGGTGGGCCTGCCGCCCGGGCCGCGCCGCCGCACCCCGGGCCTGCGCCGGGAGGAGCTGGCGCAGCTCGCCGGCGTCGGGGTCACCTGGTACACGTGGCTGGAGCAGGGCCGCCCGATCAACGCCAGCGCGCAGGTGCTCACCGCGGTGGCCCGGGCGCTGCGGCTGGACGCGGCCGAGCGCGACCACCTGTTCCGGCTGGCCGGGACGCCGACCCCGCAGGCCGGCCCGGCCGCACCGGTGCTGGACCGCACCTGCCAGGTGATCCTGGACGCCCTGGACCCGATGCCCGCCGCGATCTCCAACGGCCGGTACGACGTGCTGCTGCACAACGCCGCGTACGACGCGCTCTTCCCGGGCGCGACCCGGCCCAGCTCGCCCGACGGGCGGCGGAACTCCATGTGGTGCGCCTTCACCGTGCCCGCCTGCTGCAACCCGTTCCTGAACCGGGCCGAGGAGCTGCCCCGGATGGTCGGGCGGCTGCGCGGCGCGTACGGGCGGCACGTCGGCGAACCGGTCTGGGAGGAGTACCTCCGGGACCTGGGCGCGGCCAGTGCGGAGTTCCGCGAGCTGTGGGCCCGGCAGGAGGTGGCGCCGCCGCGGACCTCGCGGAAGGTGTTCCGGCACGCGGCGGTCGGCGAGATGGTCTTCGAGGCGGCGTACCTGACCATCCCGGCCGCGCCCGAGTGCCACCTGGTGGTCTACACGCCGGAGGGCCCGGAGGACCGCCGCCGGATGGAGCGCCTGGTGGCCGACCCCGGCCTGCCCGCCGTCGACCACGTGCACTGACGCGGAAAGCCGCCGTCCTGGGGACGGCGGCTTTCACGAGACTGTGGAGCTATGGAGAATCGAACTCCAGACCTATTGCATGCCATGCAATCGCTCTACCAACTGAGCTATAGCCCCGCGACACTGACGACCGACCACTCGCGACCATCGGTGCGGAGTGGAGCTATGGAGAATCGAACTCCAGACCTATTGCATGCCATGCAATCGCTCTACCAACTGAGCTATAGCCCCGCAGCCTCGCGATTTCGGCTTACCTTCCGGTCCGCGTCCCTCGCTGGCAACGAGGAAGACTCTAGCTGGTCAGAGCCGGAACTGTGAAATCGCGTCCCGGCTGCGTCAGGTCTCGTCGCCGATGACCGGCTGCGGCAGGGTGCCGGCGTTGTGCTCCAGCAACCGCCAGCCGCGCGCGCCCTGGCCCATCACCGACCAGCAGCAGTTCGACAGGCCGCCGAACCGCTCCCACTGGGCCGGCTCCATGTCGAGCAGCCGCCCGATCATGGTGCGGATGGTGCCGCCGTGGCTGACCACCACGACGGTGCCGTTGTCGGGCAGCTTGTCGACCGCGTCCAGCACCACCGGCACCGCGCGGTCGGCCACCTCGGTGGCCAGCTCGCCGCCGCCGCGCCGGACCGGCTCACCGCGCGACCAGGCCTCGTACTCCTCCGGGTAGCGGGCCCGGATCTCGGAGTTGGTCAGCCCCTGCCACTCGCCCGCGTAGGTCTCCCGCAGGCCCTCGTGGTGGTCCACCTCCAGCCCGGTGAGCCGCGCCAGCTCGGCGGCGGTGCGCCGGGCCCGCTGGAGGTCGGAGGAGATCAGCAGGTCCGGCTTGAGCGCGGCGAGCAGCCGGGCCGCCCGCTGCGCCTGGAAGACGCCCTGGTCGGTCAGCGCGATGTCGGTCGTCCCCTGGAACCGGGACTCCAGGTTCCAGGAGGTCTGGCCGTGCCGCCAGAAGACGATCCGCGGCCCGGCCGCGCCGCGGCTCAGTGGTCGGCCCCGAAGTCGTCGGCGGGGGCCACGGCGTTGCCCGCGGTGTCGGTGACGGCGTTCTCCGGGCGGTTGCGGGTGGCCATCGCGTCCTCCGGGATCGGCAGCTCGGGGCAGTCCTTCCAGAGCCGGTCGAGGGAGTAGAAGGAGCGCTCCTCGGAGTGCTGGACGTGGACCACGATGTCCAGGTAGTCCAGCAGGATCCAGCGGCCCTCGCGCTCACCCTCCCGGCGGACCGGCTTGGTGTCCAGCTTCTCGCGCAGCTGGTCCTCGATCTCCTCGGCGATCGCGCG from Kitasatospora terrestris includes the following:
- the leuS gene encoding leucine--tRNA ligase gives rise to the protein MSETTPASGAAEAATEPFRYGAALAAEIESRWQDLWEKEGTFNAPNPTGPLADGSEVSGKPHSFIMDMFPYPSGAGLHVGHPLGYIATDVYARYQRMTGHNVLHTLGYDAFGLPAEQYAVQTGTHPRVSTEANIANMRQQLRRLGLGHDSRRSISTIDPDYYRWTQWIFLQIFNSWYDAEAGRARPIAELIGQFESGAREVPGGRGWSELSGVERDEVLSEYRLAYSKEVPVNWCPGLGTVLANEEVTADGRSERGNFPVFKSNLRQWMMRITAYSDRLIADLDLLDWPEAIKLQQRNWIGRSEGARVDFAVGEDRITVFTTRPDTLFGATYMVLAPEHGLVDSIVPAAWPADVPAEWTGGAATPAEAVAAYRATAAAKSDVERQVEAKVKTGVFTGAYATNPVSGEQVPVFIADYVLMGYGTGAIMAVPAHDHRDFAFARAFALPMRCVVEPTDGRGEDPAAWDDAFDTYDSVIVNSAREDLSLDGLSVVDAKARVTGWLAERGIGEGTVNYRLRDWLFSRQRYWGEPFPIVYDETGAMHALPESMLPVEVPEVEDYSPHTYDPDDATSSPKTPLSRNEDWVTVELDLGDGVRTYRRETNTMPNWAGSCWYELRYVDPVNSARVVDPANEAYWMGPTAEKPAGGVDLYVGGAEHAVLHLLYARFWHKVLHDLGHVSSVEPFHKLFNQGMITADVYRDERGFPVPAAEVEERDGQYSWQGEPVKREAGKMGKSLKNAVAPDEIADEYGADTLRLYEMSMGPLDVSRPWDTRAVVGSYRFLQRLWRNIVSETTGELVVTDEPADEATLRALHKAIDGIRGDMAGLRFNTAVAKAIELNNYLVKRGSTPREVAEQIVLMVAPLAPHIAEELWRRLGHEESLAFADYPVADPAYVVDETVTCVVQIKGKVKARLEVAPSISDADLEALALADPAVVAAIGDAPVRKVIARAPKLVNIVTG
- a CDS encoding MFS transporter encodes the protein MTDLQTRPAVAAAAPGGPRPGALLTLILAGQLMAVLDIAIVNVAVPTIRADLHATGAALQLVVAGYTIAYAVLLITGARLGARYGYARLFRYGLAGFTAASLACGLAPGTEALIGFRVLQGVGAAVMVPQVMSLIQRTFTGPARVRALGLYSAVLAGGMAAGQVLGGLLVSADLFGAGWRPVFLVNVPLGVALLLAGRRLLPAAPGDPGRRFDVPGLVVLALALGLLVVPLVLGHELGWPAWGWVMLAGSGVLFAVFAAVERRVAARGGQPLVPARVLRAPGLLPAAGAVFLVMAGFAGFMFAFALHQQAGLGHSALKAGLLSAPVAVGFGLSSLHWQRLPARLHRVLPVLALALVAPAYLATGWLLRDGGPVDLVAELVLTGLGLAAGCAYSPLFGRALARVDPADAADASGVVVTLVQLGQVVGVAVLGTVFLGRVRFPATAAASGHALWTADAVITGALVLAALSALAGTRNRGKVN
- a CDS encoding helix-turn-helix transcriptional regulator gives rise to the protein MIEEAARPRSGPEQRRTELAAFLRACRARVSPEAVGLPPGPRRRTPGLRREELAQLAGVGVTWYTWLEQGRPINASAQVLTAVARALRLDAAERDHLFRLAGTPTPQAGPAAPVLDRTCQVILDALDPMPAAISNGRYDVLLHNAAYDALFPGATRPSSPDGRRNSMWCAFTVPACCNPFLNRAEELPRMVGRLRGAYGRHVGEPVWEEYLRDLGAASAEFRELWARQEVAPPRTSRKVFRHAAVGEMVFEAAYLTIPAAPECHLVVYTPEGPEDRRRMERLVADPGLPAVDHVH
- a CDS encoding histidine phosphatase family protein, producing MSRGAAGPRIVFWRHGQTSWNLESRFQGTTDIALTDQGVFQAQRAARLLAALKPDLLISSDLQRARRTAAELARLTGLEVDHHEGLRETYAGEWQGLTNSEIRARYPEEYEAWSRGEPVRRGGGELATEVADRAVPVVLDAVDKLPDNGTVVVVSHGGTIRTMIGRLLDMEPAQWERFGGLSNCCWSVMGQGARGWRLLEHNAGTLPQPVIGDET
- the rsfS gene encoding ribosome silencing factor, yielding MTVTDRSQELITVAAQAAADKLAHDIIAFDVSEVLSITDAFVIASAANDRQVRAIAEEIEDQLREKLDTKPVRREGEREGRWILLDYLDIVVHVQHSEERSFYSLDRLWKDCPELPIPEDAMATRNRPENAVTDTAGNAVAPADDFGADH